In the Mya arenaria isolate MELC-2E11 chromosome 11, ASM2691426v1 genome, one interval contains:
- the LOC128207199 gene encoding uncharacterized protein LOC128207199, with translation MSCMTKCLGRLCVTLKVIALITNLIALGLPYWYKGAAVETVGVNGSDNVKTTIREGLWKACTDVEYLGNTNSYCVGNDASTVVIVIRWLLMVASGIVGIAILASGAAHLESNKTAFIVGAIHAFISAALNATSAALYATVVKDDIGFQLEHLFIGWGLNFLSMASGLLGGLLALCLARMVSTAKVDDLDKDTE, from the exons ATGAGTTGTATGACAAAGTGTCTGGGCCGGCTTTGCGTGACCCTTAAGGTAATAGCCCTTATCACAAACCTAATCGCCCTTGGTTTGCCCTACTGGTACAAGGGGGCCGCGGTAGAGACGGTGGGCGTTAACGGCTCGGATAACGTCAAGACTACGATACGTGAGGGACTGTGGAAGGCTTGTACGGACGTAGAGTATCTCGGCAACACCAACTCTTATTGCGTTGGGAATGACG CTTCCACCGTTGTTATCGTCATCCGGTGGCTGCTGATGGTCGCTTCAGGTATCGTAGGGATCGCCATTTTGGCGTCCGGGGCCGCTCATCTCGAGAGTAACAAGACCGCCTTCATCGTTGGAGCCATCCATGCATTCATTTCCG CTGCCTTGAACGCCACCAGCGCTGCGCTGTACGCTACAGTCGTAAAGGATGATATCGGTTTCCAGCTGGAGCACCTGTTTATTGGCTGGGGGCTCAACTTCCTGTCCATGGCTTCAGGGCTGCTCGGGGGTCTCCTGGCGCTCTGTCTAGCCCGCATGGTCAGTACTGCGAAGGTTGACGACCTCGACAAGGACACAGAATAG
- the LOC128207200 gene encoding uncharacterized protein LOC128207200 — protein sequence MKKIGICLAVTALILSIIALSLAKWEIVIRTRTWENSQKGLWKVCEKDTCVELPQTMVLNFVRGLMCLGMLLLVVNVVCQGIGAFVSDHDVFSILSCGSAFLAGTFLMSAFSVYCDNILGAGSWKAGSGFYLTIVAWLLAWTASATAGYQKIKA from the exons ATGAAGAAAATTGGAATATGTTTGGCGGTAACTGCCTTGATCTTGAGCATAATCGCCTTGTCTCTTGCCAAGTGGGAGATTGTAATTAGAACGCGGACTTGGGAGAATTCGCAGAAGGGTCTGTGGAAAGTATGTGAGAAGGACACGTGTGTTGAACTGCCACAAACGA TGGTGCTGAACTTTGTGCGAGGACTCATGTGCCTGGGGATGCTACTGCTCGTGGTAAATGTGGTCTGTCAAGGAATTGGCGCATTTGTCTCGGATCACGACGTGTTCTCGATTCTCTCATGTGGTTCAGCGTTCTTAGCAG GAACGTTCCTGATGAGCGCATTCTCTGTGTATTGCGACAACATACTAGGCGCAGGTAGCTGGAAAGCGGGTTCGGGGTTCTACCTCACCATCGTCGCCTGGCTCCTGGCTTGGACCGCAAGCGCTACGGCTGGGTACCAGAAAATCAAGGCGTAG